The proteins below are encoded in one region of Helianthus annuus cultivar XRQ/B chromosome 2, HanXRQr2.0-SUNRISE, whole genome shotgun sequence:
- the LOC110916226 gene encoding uncharacterized protein LOC110916226, whose product MPPRTHLSLCKFITRHPFRPSSKPISPIPIKPITTKSFHPFCHPTTLPPSRFNKPLYPQFNICRSYNVETDKVVDEINLKFAEAREEIEMAMESKETVYFNEEAECARAVVKEVLEMYAGLLSKLPEKERGGIQRSMGLKIEQLKAELEQLNE is encoded by the coding sequence ATGCCTCCAAGAACCCATCTTTCCCTCTGCAAATTCATCACCAGACACCCTTTTCGACCTTCTTCAAAACCCATATCCCCAATTCCCATAAAACCAATCACAACAAAATCTTTTCACCCCTTTTGCCACCCCACAACACTCCCACCTTCTCGTTTCAACAAACCCTTATACCCCCAGTTCAACATTTGCAGATCATACAATGTGGAAACCGACAAAGTTGTTGATGAAATAAACTTGAAGTTTGCAGAGGCAAGAGAGGAGATTGAGATGGCAATGGAGTCAAAGGAGACTGTGTATTTTAATGAGGAAGCTGAGTGTGCTCGTGCTGTGGTTAAAGAAGTTCTTGAAATGTATGCTGGGTTGCTTTCGAAATTGCCCGAAAAGGAGAGAGGGGGGATCCAGAGGTCAATGGGGCTCAAGATTGAGCAGTTGAAGGCTGAGCTTGAACAATTGAATGAGTGA
- the LOC110916200 gene encoding MA3 DOMAIN-CONTAINING TRANSLATION REGULATORY FACTOR 2, with protein MDSGEGYVSSTNEQKEPFHSKDDGIIKGIPAKGDNHFMDANDPNYSSSEEIDKTAVKNINKRFEEYKKKASIIVEEYFATDDVISTANELKDLEMPSYSYYFVKKLISMAMDRHDKEKEMAAVLLSSIYADVIDPRQVYMGFRKLVESADDLIVDIPDTVDVLALFIARAVVDDILPPAFLKKEADALPEGAKGIDVIKRAEKGYLSAPLHAEIIERRWGGSRNKTVEDVKANIDNLLVEYAVSGDKKEAIRCINDLKVPFFHHEIVKRAIIMAMERKKAEGKLLDLLKTASEECLINSSQISKGFTRIIDMIDDLSLDIPNAKELLQSLISKAASEGWLCASSLKQVSFSEKKLVGDSIVRAFKAKAQSIIQEYFLTGDVLEVNSCLESENLSSIPELKAVFVKRLIMLAMDRKKREKEMASVLLSSLYFPADDVVNGFTMLIESADDIALDIPVVVEDLAMFLARAVVDDVLAPLHLEEIGGGSLKPDSVGNQVLKMAKSLLNARLSGERILRCWGGGGSYTNGWAIEDVKDQIGKLLEEFESGGDTREACRCITELGMPFFHHEVVKKSLVTIIEKKQDRIWRLLEECFNTGIITQIQMSKGFGRVSESLDDLCLDVPDAKKQFGSLVERAKTVGWLDSSFSFNKSANPMENGFHSV; from the exons ATGGATTCAGGGGAAGGATATGTGTCGTCGACGAACGAGCAAAAGGAACCGTTTCATAGCAAGGATGATGGCATAATCAAAGGGATCCCTGCAAAAG GTGATAATCACTTTATGGATGCTAATGACCCAAATTATAGCAGTAGTGAG GAGATCGACAAAACCGCGGTTAAAAATATTAACAAGCGGTTTGAGGAGTACAAGAAGAAAGCGTCGATAATAGTCGAGGAATACTTCGCCACTGACGATGTCATCTCAACCGCAAATGAGTTAAAAGACCTTGAAATGCCAAGTTACAGTTACTATTTCGTAAAGAAACTCATTTCCATGGCTATGGACCGTCACGACAAAGAAAAAGAAATGGCTGCTGTTCTTTTATCCTCGATCTATGCTGATGTCATCGATCCCCGACAAGTCTACATGGGTTTTCGTAAACTCGTTGAATCTGCAGATGATTTGATCGTAGACATTCCGGATACTGTCGATGTTCTAGCGTTGTTCATCGCTCGAGCAGTTGTAGATGACATACTTCCTCCTGCTTTCTTGAAAAAAGAAGCCGATGCGTTGCCAGAAGGCGCGAAGGGTATTGATGTAATTAAACGAGCCGAAAAAGGTTATCTGTCGGCCCCACTTCATGCGGAGATCATAGAACGAAGGTGGGGTGGTAGTCGTAACAAAACCGTTGAAGATGTGAAGGCGAATATTGATAATTTGTTGGTGGAGTATGCGGTCAGTGGCGATAAGAAGGAAGCGATAAGATGTATTAACGATCTAAAAGTCCCGTTTTTCCATCACGAGATAGTGAAACGCGCGATTATCATGGCAATGGAGCGAAAGAAAGCCGAGGGTAAACTTCTTGATCTGTTGAAAACTGCTTCGGAAGAATGTTTGATCAATTCAAGTCAGATTTCAAAAGGGTTCACTCGGATCATCGATATGATTGATGATTTGTCGCTCGATATACCAAACGCTAAAGAGTTGTTACAGTCGTTGATCTCGAAAGCAGCTTCTGAAGGGTGGTTGTGTGCTTCGTCTTTGAAACAAGTGTCGTTTTCTGAGAAGAAACTGGTGGGAGATAGCATTGTGAGGGCGTTTAAAGCGAAAGCACAATCGATTATTCAAGAGTACTTTTTAACGGGTGATGTTTTGGAAGTAAATAGTTGTTTAGAGTCGGAGAATCTTTCTTCGATTCCGGAATTAAAAGCGGTTTTCGTTAAACGGTTGATCATGTTAGCGATGGATCGCAAAAAACGAGAGAAAGAAATGGCTTCGGTTTTGTTATCGTCATTATATTTCCCGGCTGACGATGTTGTAAACGGGTTCACGATGTTGATTGAGTCTGCAGACGACATTGCTTTGGATATTCCTGTTGTCGTTGAAGATCTTGCAATGTTTTTAGCTCGAGCCGTTGTTGATGACGTATTGGCTCCTCTACATTTGGAGGAAATTGGGGGCGGTTCGTTAAAACCAGATTCTGTCGGGAACCAAGTTTTGAAAATGGCTAAATCTCTTCTTAACGCTCGGCTTTCGGGTGAACGGATTTTGAGGTGTTGGGGCGGTGGCGGAAGTTACACAAACGGGTGGGCTATCGAAGACGTTAAAGATCAGATCGGTAAACTTTTGGAAGAATTCGAGTCGGGTGGTGACACGCGTGAAGCGTGTCGGTGCATAACCGAACTAGGGATGCCGTTTTTTCATCACGAGGTTGTTAAGAAGTCGTTGGTAACGATTATCGAGAAGAAACAAGATAGAATTTGGAGGTTGCTTGAGGAGTGTTTTAACACGGGAATCATAACCCAGATTCAGATGTCAAAAGGGTTCGGGAGGGTGTCGGAATCCCTTGATGATTTGTGTTTGGATGTACCCGATGCTAAAAAGCAATTCGGTTCGCTTGTTGAACGGGCTAAAACCGTAGGATGGTTGGATTCGTCTTTTAGTTTTAACAAAAGCGCGAATCCGATGGAGAACGGGTTTCATTCCGTATAG